A window of Longispora fulva contains these coding sequences:
- a CDS encoding MbtH family protein yields MFLVVRNAEEQYSIWAADRELPPGWTAEGTKGSKEECLTRISEVWTDMRPLSLRERMAA; encoded by the coding sequence ATGTTTCTCGTCGTGCGCAACGCCGAAGAGCAATACTCGATCTGGGCCGCCGACCGGGAGCTGCCCCCGGGGTGGACGGCCGAGGGCACGAAGGGCTCCAAGGAGGAGTGCCTGACCCGGATCAGCGAGGTGTGGACCGACATGCGCCCGCTGAGCCTGCGGGAGCGGATGGCCGCCTGA
- a CDS encoding MFS transporter yields the protein MSEKTATVAATPGGVPAVDPKRWLALGVIAIAQLMVVLDATIVNIAMPSAQHALHINDANRQWILTAYTLAFGGFLLLGGRIADYVGRKKILLIGLIGFAVASALGGVAQNAGMLFAARGLQGLFGALLAPAALSLITVTFTDVKDRAKAFGVFGAISGVGAAIGLIMGGLLTEYTTWRWCLLVNIPIALIAFALALPIVKESRSEGNTKYDIPGAVLSTAGLVALVYGFTKAAENGWSAISTLAWFVVAAILLIGFVVVEVLTKHPLLPMRVVLHRNRGGSTLVSITLGAGMMGMFLFMTYYFQGTLHYSPLRSGVSYLPFSGALIVTAIVASGLLPKIGARVMMTIGGVLAAGAMIWLTQLKIDSSYPAFIMPALIMMATGMGLVFVPLGNTALSGVDPRDAGVASALLNTSQQIGGSLGVALLNTVFTTAVANFVTDHVKANGPATIEQATALGAVHGYNVAFTVSAVLLGASALIIFLMIRNTPSNTTAGDPADAPAMAHIG from the coding sequence ATGTCCGAGAAAACCGCCACTGTGGCCGCGACGCCCGGTGGCGTGCCCGCGGTCGATCCCAAGCGCTGGCTCGCGCTGGGGGTCATCGCGATCGCCCAGCTCATGGTCGTGCTCGACGCGACGATCGTCAACATCGCCATGCCGTCGGCGCAGCACGCGCTGCACATCAACGACGCCAACCGGCAGTGGATCCTCACCGCCTACACCCTGGCCTTCGGCGGCTTCCTCCTGCTCGGCGGCCGGATCGCCGACTACGTGGGCCGCAAGAAGATCCTGCTGATCGGCCTGATCGGCTTCGCCGTGGCCTCGGCCCTCGGCGGCGTGGCGCAGAACGCCGGCATGCTGTTCGCCGCCCGCGGCCTGCAGGGCCTGTTCGGCGCGCTCCTCGCCCCCGCGGCGCTCTCCCTGATCACGGTCACCTTCACCGACGTCAAGGACCGGGCCAAGGCGTTCGGCGTCTTCGGCGCCATCTCCGGCGTCGGCGCGGCGATCGGCCTGATCATGGGCGGCCTGCTCACGGAGTACACGACGTGGCGCTGGTGCCTCCTCGTCAACATCCCGATCGCGCTGATCGCGTTCGCGCTGGCCCTCCCGATCGTCAAGGAGAGCCGCTCCGAGGGCAACACGAAGTACGACATCCCAGGCGCGGTGCTGTCCACGGCCGGCCTCGTCGCCCTGGTCTACGGCTTCACCAAGGCCGCGGAGAACGGCTGGTCGGCGATCTCCACCCTCGCGTGGTTCGTCGTCGCCGCCATCCTGCTGATCGGCTTCGTCGTGGTCGAGGTGCTCACCAAGCACCCGCTGCTCCCGATGCGCGTGGTGCTGCACCGCAACCGGGGCGGCTCGACCCTGGTCTCGATCACCCTGGGCGCGGGTATGATGGGCATGTTCCTGTTCATGACGTACTACTTCCAGGGCACGCTGCACTACTCCCCGCTGCGCAGCGGGGTCTCCTACCTGCCGTTCTCCGGCGCCCTGATCGTGACGGCGATCGTGGCCAGCGGCCTGCTGCCGAAGATCGGGGCCCGGGTCATGATGACGATCGGCGGCGTGCTCGCGGCCGGCGCGATGATCTGGCTGACCCAGCTGAAGATCGACTCGTCGTACCCGGCGTTCATCATGCCCGCCCTGATCATGATGGCGACGGGCATGGGCCTGGTGTTCGTGCCGCTGGGCAACACCGCCCTCAGCGGCGTCGACCCGCGCGACGCCGGTGTCGCCAGCGCCCTGCTCAACACCTCGCAGCAGATCGGCGGCTCGCTCGGCGTCGCGCTGCTCAACACGGTGTTCACCACGGCCGTGGCGAACTTCGTCACGGACCACGTCAAGGCCAACGGCCCGGCCACCATCGAGCAGGCCACGGCCCTCGGCGCCGTGCACGGCTACAACGTGGCGTTCACGGTCAGCGCGGTGCTGCTCGGCGCGTCGGCCCTGATCATCTTCCTGATGATCCGGAACACGCCGTCGAACACCACGGCCGGCGACCCCGCCGACGCGCCGGCGATGGCGCACATCGGCTAG
- a CDS encoding AfsR/SARP family transcriptional regulator — protein MEFRVLGPVEVWKDGAEIPLDGSKQRTVLAALLLADGRIVSDERLSSLLWGENPPATLNAQICTYVSRLRKSADPGMEILRQRPGYLIRLDGARYDHGDFERLAQTGRAALRDGRHADAAEQLRAALALWRGPALANVTEFLLGAEQLRLEEARIAVLESRIDADLALGRHAPLVPELTGLVAEHPLREGLRAQLMTALYRCDRQADALAVYHDGRKVLVDELGVDPGPTLSKAHHDILVACPTLDAPATRIEIAAPRPAMLPADLGDFTGRTAELARVAAVLGDDGATAVPCLVTGMPGVGKSVLAVRAAHQARADFPDGQLYVDLAGDVEPAEALAWFLRALGVEDDALPAGLDERIQMYRTLVATRRVLVVLDNARDDAQVAPLLPGGPTCRVIVTSRAHLPALAAAHPVALEPFGTDDALVLFAAVIGVARYDAERDAAERIVARCAGLPLALRVAGTRLVARPHWPVSRLLDRLETSGQLLDEFRLGALDLRESLHRAYRTLPALARTGLRRLALLDVPDFPAWALAAVLEVPEEPAEDLAEALLDARLLELRIDCGGRQRYAFHDLVRPFARERAEDEEPPRASRAALDRAFGAWLSLATECSRRLDGVSTRPARGDAPRWRLAGGLVNDLAETPVAWFEAEHGALVALVAQAAASGQAAAAWELAGACEDYFELRGHQHDWRRTYQRAHTAARTSGDARGEAAMQLGLARLAGYRGDANASLTYADRAAALHAALGDPVGESEALRRCADAYRHLGHPASAEDGARRALEIAVAGGDRAGTAGARTALGDVLQDLGRHAEARVEYQAAVELSRTLSDPRRTAGALSDPHHTAGAMSEPRRAAGALDGLARLDLEAGRYADAESGLARCLAVYTLAGDQAGRATTLTHLGHLRLAEGRHDAARSLYRDALALLNGLGLQRRYAHACAVTGLGRIAAAQGESGRAVHLLTTAAELWTGLGLATRATGVLTELDGVLGRPRVTA, from the coding sequence ATGGAATTCCGTGTCCTCGGACCGGTGGAAGTGTGGAAGGACGGCGCTGAGATCCCGCTGGACGGGTCGAAGCAACGCACGGTGCTGGCGGCCCTGCTGCTGGCCGACGGGCGGATCGTCTCCGACGAGCGGCTCAGCTCCCTGCTGTGGGGCGAGAACCCGCCGGCGACCCTCAACGCCCAGATCTGTACCTACGTGTCCCGGCTGCGCAAGAGTGCCGACCCGGGGATGGAGATCCTCCGCCAGCGCCCCGGGTACCTGATCCGGCTCGACGGCGCCCGCTACGACCACGGGGACTTCGAACGCCTCGCCCAGACCGGCCGGGCCGCGCTCCGCGACGGCCGGCACGCCGACGCCGCGGAGCAACTGCGGGCCGCACTGGCGCTGTGGCGGGGGCCGGCGCTGGCCAACGTGACGGAGTTCCTGCTCGGCGCGGAACAGCTCCGGCTGGAGGAGGCCCGGATCGCCGTCCTGGAGAGCCGGATCGACGCGGACCTCGCCCTCGGCCGGCACGCGCCGCTGGTGCCGGAGCTGACCGGCCTGGTCGCCGAGCATCCGCTGCGCGAGGGACTGCGGGCCCAGCTGATGACGGCGCTGTACCGGTGCGACCGGCAGGCCGACGCCCTGGCCGTCTACCACGACGGCCGCAAGGTGCTCGTCGACGAGCTGGGCGTCGACCCCGGCCCGACCCTGAGCAAGGCGCACCACGACATCCTGGTCGCCTGCCCGACCCTCGACGCGCCCGCCACCCGGATCGAGATCGCCGCGCCCCGCCCGGCGATGCTGCCGGCCGACCTCGGCGACTTCACCGGGCGTACCGCCGAACTCGCCCGGGTGGCCGCCGTGCTGGGCGACGACGGGGCCACCGCGGTGCCCTGCCTGGTCACCGGCATGCCCGGGGTCGGCAAGTCCGTCCTGGCGGTCCGCGCCGCGCACCAGGCCCGCGCCGACTTCCCTGACGGCCAGCTGTACGTGGACCTCGCGGGCGACGTCGAACCCGCCGAGGCCCTGGCCTGGTTCCTGCGGGCACTCGGAGTGGAGGACGACGCGCTGCCGGCCGGCCTGGACGAGCGGATCCAGATGTACCGGACCCTGGTGGCCACCCGTCGGGTGCTCGTCGTCCTCGACAACGCCCGCGACGACGCCCAGGTCGCGCCCCTGCTGCCCGGCGGCCCGACGTGCCGGGTGATCGTGACCAGCCGGGCGCACCTGCCGGCGCTGGCCGCCGCGCACCCGGTCGCGCTGGAACCCTTCGGCACCGACGACGCGCTCGTGCTGTTCGCGGCGGTGATCGGCGTGGCCCGCTACGACGCGGAACGCGACGCCGCCGAGCGGATCGTGGCCCGCTGCGCCGGCCTGCCACTGGCACTGCGGGTCGCAGGCACCCGGCTCGTCGCCCGGCCGCACTGGCCGGTGTCGCGGCTGCTGGACCGGCTGGAGACCAGCGGCCAGCTGCTCGACGAGTTCCGGCTCGGGGCGCTGGACCTGCGCGAGAGCCTGCACCGCGCGTACCGGACACTGCCGGCGCTGGCCCGGACCGGCCTGCGTCGCCTGGCCCTGCTCGACGTGCCCGACTTCCCGGCGTGGGCCCTGGCGGCAGTCCTGGAGGTGCCGGAGGAGCCTGCGGAGGACCTCGCGGAGGCGCTGCTGGACGCCCGGCTGCTGGAGCTGCGGATCGACTGCGGCGGCCGGCAGCGGTACGCCTTCCACGACCTGGTCCGCCCGTTCGCCCGCGAACGCGCCGAGGACGAGGAGCCGCCCCGGGCCAGCCGGGCGGCGCTGGACCGCGCGTTCGGCGCGTGGCTGTCCCTGGCCACCGAGTGCTCGCGGCGGCTCGACGGCGTCAGCACCCGACCGGCCCGGGGCGACGCGCCCCGCTGGCGGCTGGCCGGCGGCCTGGTCAACGACCTCGCCGAGACCCCGGTGGCCTGGTTCGAGGCGGAGCACGGCGCGCTGGTGGCCCTCGTCGCCCAGGCGGCGGCCTCCGGGCAGGCCGCCGCGGCGTGGGAGCTGGCCGGGGCCTGCGAGGACTACTTCGAGCTGCGCGGCCACCAGCACGACTGGCGGCGCACGTACCAGCGGGCGCACACCGCCGCCCGGACCTCCGGGGACGCGCGGGGCGAGGCGGCGATGCAACTCGGCCTGGCCCGCCTCGCCGGGTACCGGGGCGACGCCAACGCCAGCCTCACGTACGCCGACCGGGCCGCCGCTCTGCACGCGGCGCTCGGCGACCCGGTGGGGGAGTCCGAGGCGCTGCGCCGGTGCGCGGACGCCTACCGCCACCTCGGCCACCCGGCCTCCGCCGAGGACGGCGCCCGCCGCGCGCTGGAGATCGCCGTCGCCGGCGGGGACAGGGCCGGCACCGCCGGGGCGCGCACCGCACTGGGCGACGTGCTCCAGGATCTGGGCCGGCACGCCGAGGCCCGGGTCGAGTACCAGGCGGCGGTCGAGCTGTCCCGGACGCTGTCCGACCCGCGCCGCACGGCCGGGGCGCTGTCCGACCCGCACCACACGGCCGGGGCCATGTCCGAGCCGCGCCGTGCGGCCGGGGCGCTCGACGGCCTGGCCCGCCTCGATCTGGAAGCCGGCCGGTACGCGGACGCCGAGTCCGGCCTGGCCCGGTGCCTGGCGGTGTACACCCTCGCGGGGGACCAGGCCGGCCGGGCGACGACGCTGACCCACCTGGGGCACCTGCGGCTCGCCGAGGGCCGGCACGACGCGGCCCGCTCGCTGTACCGCGACGCCCTGGCCCTGCTCAACGGCCTGGGCCTCCAGCGCCGGTACGCGCACGCCTGCGCGGTCACCGGGCTCGGCCGGATCGCCGCGGCCCAGGGCGAGTCGGGCCGGGCGGTGCACCTGCTGACCACGGCCGCGGAGCTGTGGACGGGCCTGGGCCTGGCGACCCGCGCGACCGGGGTACTGACGGAGCTCGACGGGGTGCTCGGTCGCCCCAGGGTCACCGCCTGA
- a CDS encoding chloramphenicol phosphotransferase CPT family protein, with amino-acid sequence MTFDGPGQIVILNGASRSGKSSIATAIQDRFPGVWMNLGVDRFMGMTPERFQPGMGLRPGGERPDLEPLVATLYAGMYEAIAAHSRLGLHVVADTLHHDAYSVPRGILRDCARRLYGLPVLFVGVRCPLEVVRQRRRDTWGGVGYQQGGSVADPVRLWQEAVHIPGVYDLEVDTSVLSPQESADLIARRLEEGPPPAAFHQLA; translated from the coding sequence ATGACGTTCGACGGACCGGGTCAGATCGTGATCCTCAACGGAGCCTCGCGCTCGGGGAAGTCCAGCATCGCCACCGCGATCCAGGACCGCTTCCCGGGCGTCTGGATGAACCTGGGGGTCGACCGGTTCATGGGGATGACCCCGGAGCGGTTCCAGCCCGGGATGGGGCTCCGGCCGGGAGGGGAGCGGCCCGACCTGGAACCGCTCGTCGCCACCCTGTACGCCGGCATGTACGAGGCGATCGCGGCCCACAGCCGTCTGGGGCTCCACGTCGTCGCCGACACCCTGCACCACGACGCCTACTCCGTCCCCCGTGGAATCCTGCGCGACTGCGCCCGGAGGCTGTACGGACTCCCCGTGCTCTTCGTGGGGGTGCGGTGTCCGCTCGAGGTGGTCCGGCAACGCCGTCGGGACACGTGGGGTGGCGTCGGCTACCAGCAGGGCGGTTCGGTGGCGGATCCGGTGCGCCTCTGGCAGGAGGCGGTCCACATCCCGGGCGTCTACGACCTGGAGGTCGACACGTCGGTGCTCAGCCCGCAGGAGTCCGCCGACCTGATCGCCCGCCGCCTCGAGGAAGGTCCGCCCCCGGCGGCCTTCCACCAGCTCGCCTGA
- a CDS encoding helix-turn-helix transcriptional regulator, with protein sequence MLEAFDVDPVAESIYLAMLKSPLAGIAELAERLGWEEARIRSGLDELARLSLLRPSWENPLAMRPVSPEAGLEILLARQRVDLLRRQHQIEEGQAALQVLIAEYAHPNRGSASTGVEELIGLDAVRERLERLAYQTRHQVLAFAPDGAQTEEALAASRPLNALLLERGVEMRTLYLNSVRNDAPTCAHAEWLGEMGALVRTVPVLPIRMLIVDRMYAVVPLDMENTAAGAVVVRGAAPVAVMCALFEQIWQTGTPFGDQQEVCPELTDQERALLNLLLQGDTDEQAARKLGVSPRTVGRMGAEIMARLGARSRFQAGALAAERGWLAQT encoded by the coding sequence ATGCTCGAGGCCTTCGATGTCGATCCCGTGGCGGAGTCCATCTACCTCGCGATGCTCAAGAGTCCCCTCGCGGGGATCGCCGAGCTCGCCGAGCGACTCGGCTGGGAGGAGGCGCGCATCCGGTCCGGACTGGACGAACTGGCCAGGCTCTCCCTGCTCAGGCCGTCGTGGGAGAACCCGCTGGCGATGCGCCCGGTCTCCCCGGAGGCAGGGCTGGAGATCCTGCTGGCGCGCCAACGGGTGGACCTGCTGCGCCGCCAGCACCAGATCGAGGAGGGCCAGGCGGCCCTGCAGGTGCTGATCGCGGAGTACGCGCACCCGAACCGGGGCTCGGCCTCCACTGGGGTCGAGGAGCTGATCGGGCTCGACGCGGTCCGCGAGCGCCTGGAGCGGCTGGCCTACCAGACCCGCCACCAGGTGCTGGCCTTCGCCCCCGACGGGGCGCAGACCGAGGAGGCCCTGGCGGCGAGCCGCCCACTGAACGCACTGCTGCTCGAGCGGGGGGTCGAGATGCGCACGCTCTACCTCAACAGCGTCCGCAACGACGCGCCCACCTGTGCGCACGCGGAGTGGCTGGGGGAGATGGGCGCCCTCGTGCGCACCGTGCCGGTGCTGCCGATCCGGATGCTCATCGTGGACCGGATGTACGCGGTGGTGCCCCTGGACATGGAGAACACCGCCGCGGGGGCCGTGGTCGTCCGCGGTGCCGCCCCGGTGGCCGTGATGTGCGCGCTGTTCGAACAGATCTGGCAGACGGGTACGCCGTTCGGCGACCAGCAGGAGGTGTGCCCGGAGCTGACCGACCAGGAGCGCGCGCTGTTGAACCTGCTGTTGCAGGGCGACACCGACGAGCAGGCCGCGCGCAAGCTCGGTGTGTCGCCGCGTACCGTCGGACGGATGGGTGCGGAGATCATGGCGCGACTCGGGGCGCGCAGCCGGTTCCAGGCGGGCGCGCTGGCCGCCGAACGCGGCTGGCTGGCCCAGACATGA
- the sbnB gene encoding 2,3-diaminopropionate biosynthesis protein SbnB — protein MLIIGHEGVHDILTGRETELIDLVGAAYALHDEGQSSLPHSTFLRFPDNTRDRIISLIAYLGGPKPVAGMKWISSFPGNLDLGLPRASAAMVLNSLETGRPEAFIEGSLISAKRTAASAALGAGLLVADQDVTAVSLIACGLINREILRFLGARFPKLNEITVFDLDPARAAAFAERAGEVVPGVTARAVTDLAQAVAASPVVSIASTAIQPHMDLSAAAPGTVVLHISLRDIVTESILDSHNIVDDADHACREGTSLSLAELAVGSRSFIDASVGQLVRGVVDFRPDPKKTIVYSPFGLGVLDIAVAQFVRDAAESAGLGVTVDNFLPTS, from the coding sequence ATGCTGATCATCGGGCACGAAGGCGTGCACGACATCCTGACCGGCCGGGAGACCGAGCTGATCGACCTCGTCGGCGCGGCGTACGCGCTGCACGACGAGGGCCAGTCCTCGCTTCCGCACTCCACCTTCCTGCGCTTCCCGGACAACACCCGGGACCGGATCATCTCGCTGATCGCCTACCTCGGCGGGCCGAAGCCGGTCGCGGGCATGAAGTGGATCTCCTCCTTCCCCGGCAACCTGGACCTCGGTTTGCCCCGGGCCAGCGCCGCGATGGTGCTGAACTCGCTGGAGACCGGCCGGCCCGAGGCGTTCATCGAGGGTTCGCTGATCTCGGCGAAGCGCACCGCCGCCAGCGCGGCGCTCGGCGCCGGCCTGCTGGTCGCCGACCAGGACGTGACCGCCGTGTCGCTGATCGCGTGCGGCCTGATCAACCGGGAGATCCTCCGGTTCCTCGGCGCGCGGTTCCCGAAGCTGAACGAGATCACCGTCTTCGACCTGGACCCGGCGCGGGCCGCGGCGTTCGCCGAGCGGGCCGGAGAGGTCGTGCCGGGCGTCACGGCGCGGGCGGTCACCGACCTCGCCCAGGCCGTGGCGGCCAGCCCCGTGGTGTCGATCGCGAGCACGGCGATCCAGCCGCACATGGACCTGTCCGCCGCGGCGCCCGGCACCGTCGTGCTGCACATCTCGCTGCGCGACATCGTCACGGAGTCCATCCTGGACAGCCACAACATCGTGGACGACGCCGACCACGCCTGCCGGGAGGGCACCTCGCTGTCCCTGGCGGAACTGGCCGTCGGGTCGCGCTCGTTCATCGACGCCTCGGTGGGCCAGCTCGTCCGCGGGGTCGTGGACTTCCGGCCTGACCCAAAGAAGACCATCGTGTACTCCCCGTTCGGACTCGGCGTCCTCGACATCGCCGTCGCCCAGTTCGTCCGGGACGCCGCGGAGAGCGCCGGCCTCGGCGTGACCGTCGACAACTTCCTCCCCACCAGCTGA
- a CDS encoding non-ribosomal peptide synthetase, with the protein MRSVHHVFEDRAAATPHAVAVVSGDERVTYAQLDARANQFAHRLRERGVSPDDRVGVLLRRGPDMVAALLGVWKAGAAYVPLDPDLPAERLGYYLATAGVQLVITESPHAGALREYDGRALWTDREDWADPTTAVERWDDQYNLAYVIFTSGSTGKPKGVQIAHRALLNLLFSLRVHLGAAEGDGWLASTSLSFDISGLELWLPLITGGRVVLAGDGETKDAAALIRLVDTQQVSHVQATPSGWKLLLAAGFGERPVTALVGGEALPPVLARTLAGQVKRLVNVYGPTETTIWSTFWDVPADAETVLIGRPLHNTRTYVLDADLRPVAVAVTGELYLGGDGVARGYVGRPDLTAERFLPEPFGGAPGARMYRTGDLARYRADGTIEFLGRVDHQVKVRGHRIELGEIEERLITHPQVRDACVLAREDAQGEKWLVGYVVGDAEGGELRGHLAEALPGYMIPAAFVHLDVMPLNAAGKVDRQALPAPDRAAMSPDRAYVAPATETEALLARVCAAVLGIEQVGMGDRLMDLGVDSMRIVHLLAALREGGKEASLRQLYRYDTLADLALGLDGGRPRPLAPARKVPTQRGAVRLPSPLGVMADHNVPGVSVAVLRDGEVALVESHGVLRAGGGEPVTARTPFQVASMSKHVTAFATLRLAEQGMLDLDADVNRYLTDWRVPAGGVVTVRGLLSNTSGLSQSPSTLYEPGQPVPGLLDELRDRDVRPELAPGTVFRKTNSHFAVLQQVLTDLVGRPFPELMTDLVFTPLGMADSSFDQRFPQWSDSTAAAGHDEDGAPVPGGYRLRTAVAAGGLWSTAADLARVACEIRNAARHNSSELLTRLSAEQLLTVVLPGSFYGLGTIVDDSGADTEFGHGGESTGFRCMTMTRLNEGSGLVVLTNSESGREVHGFLADALRGQDVKRSIVD; encoded by the coding sequence ATGAGGTCCGTGCATCACGTCTTCGAGGACCGGGCGGCAGCGACGCCGCACGCGGTGGCGGTGGTGTCCGGCGACGAGCGGGTGACGTACGCGCAGCTCGACGCGCGGGCCAACCAGTTCGCGCACCGGCTCCGCGAGCGCGGCGTCAGCCCGGACGACCGGGTGGGCGTGCTGCTGCGCCGGGGGCCGGACATGGTCGCCGCGCTGCTCGGGGTGTGGAAGGCCGGGGCGGCGTACGTGCCGCTGGACCCGGACCTGCCCGCCGAACGGCTCGGCTACTACCTGGCCACGGCCGGCGTCCAGCTCGTCATCACGGAGTCGCCCCACGCCGGGGCGCTCCGCGAGTACGACGGCCGGGCACTGTGGACCGACCGGGAGGACTGGGCGGACCCGACGACGGCGGTGGAGCGCTGGGACGACCAGTACAACCTGGCGTATGTGATCTTCACGTCGGGATCGACGGGCAAGCCCAAGGGCGTGCAGATCGCGCACCGCGCCCTGCTCAACCTGCTGTTCTCGCTCCGGGTGCACCTCGGGGCGGCCGAGGGCGACGGCTGGCTGGCGTCGACGTCGCTGTCCTTCGACATCTCCGGTCTGGAGCTGTGGCTGCCGCTGATCACCGGCGGCCGGGTGGTCCTCGCGGGCGACGGCGAGACGAAGGACGCGGCGGCGCTGATCCGGCTCGTCGACACCCAGCAGGTCAGCCACGTGCAGGCCACCCCGTCGGGCTGGAAGCTGCTGCTGGCGGCCGGGTTCGGCGAGCGGCCGGTCACGGCCCTCGTCGGCGGCGAGGCCCTGCCGCCCGTGCTGGCCCGGACCCTCGCCGGCCAGGTCAAACGCCTCGTCAACGTGTACGGCCCCACGGAGACCACCATCTGGTCCACCTTCTGGGACGTGCCGGCCGACGCGGAGACCGTGCTGATCGGCCGGCCGCTGCACAACACCCGCACGTACGTCCTCGACGCCGACCTGCGCCCGGTCGCCGTCGCGGTGACCGGCGAGCTCTACCTGGGCGGCGACGGCGTGGCCCGCGGCTACGTCGGCCGCCCCGACCTGACCGCCGAGCGCTTCCTCCCGGAGCCGTTCGGCGGCGCCCCGGGGGCCAGGATGTACCGGACCGGCGACCTGGCCCGCTACCGCGCCGACGGCACGATCGAGTTCCTCGGCCGGGTCGACCACCAGGTGAAGGTCCGGGGCCACCGGATCGAACTCGGCGAGATCGAGGAACGCCTGATCACCCACCCGCAGGTCCGCGACGCGTGCGTCCTGGCCCGCGAGGACGCCCAGGGCGAGAAGTGGCTCGTGGGCTACGTCGTGGGCGACGCCGAGGGCGGGGAACTGCGCGGGCACCTCGCCGAGGCCCTGCCCGGCTACATGATCCCGGCGGCGTTCGTGCACCTGGACGTCATGCCGCTCAACGCGGCGGGCAAGGTCGACCGCCAGGCGCTGCCGGCCCCGGACCGGGCGGCCATGAGCCCCGACCGGGCGTACGTGGCCCCGGCCACCGAGACCGAGGCCCTCCTCGCCAGGGTCTGCGCGGCCGTGCTCGGCATCGAGCAGGTCGGCATGGGGGACAGGCTGATGGACCTCGGCGTGGACTCGATGCGGATCGTGCACCTGCTGGCGGCGCTGCGCGAGGGCGGCAAGGAGGCGTCGCTGCGCCAGCTCTACCGCTACGACACCCTCGCCGACCTGGCCCTGGGCCTCGACGGTGGCCGGCCCCGGCCGCTGGCCCCCGCCCGCAAGGTGCCCACCCAGCGGGGAGCGGTCCGGCTGCCGTCGCCGCTGGGCGTGATGGCCGACCACAATGTGCCGGGAGTGAGCGTCGCTGTGCTGCGCGACGGCGAGGTGGCCCTCGTGGAGAGCCACGGCGTGCTCCGGGCGGGTGGTGGCGAGCCGGTGACGGCCCGCACCCCGTTCCAGGTGGCCTCGATGAGCAAGCACGTCACGGCGTTCGCGACGCTCCGGCTCGCCGAGCAGGGCATGCTCGACCTCGACGCGGACGTCAACCGGTACCTGACCGACTGGCGGGTGCCGGCCGGCGGCGTGGTCACGGTGCGCGGGCTGCTGTCCAACACCTCCGGCCTGTCGCAGTCGCCGAGCACCCTCTACGAGCCGGGCCAGCCCGTGCCGGGCCTGCTGGACGAGCTGCGGGACCGCGACGTGCGCCCGGAACTCGCGCCGGGCACCGTGTTCCGCAAGACCAACAGCCATTTCGCGGTACTCCAGCAGGTGCTCACCGACCTCGTCGGCCGGCCGTTCCCGGAGCTGATGACCGACCTGGTGTTCACCCCGCTGGGCATGGCCGACAGCAGCTTCGACCAGCGCTTTCCCCAGTGGTCGGACAGCACGGCCGCCGCCGGCCACGACGAGGACGGCGCGCCGGTCCCGGGTGGCTACCGGCTCCGGACGGCCGTGGCGGCCGGCGGCCTGTGGTCCACGGCGGCGGACCTGGCCCGGGTGGCGTGTGAGATACGTAACGCCGCGCGCCACAATTCATCTGAGCTGCTGACGCGCTTGTCGGCCGAACAGTTGTTGACGGTGGTGCTGCCCGGGAGTTTCTATGGGCTGGGCACAATCGTCGACGATTCCGGGGCCGATACCGAGTTCGGGCACGGCGGGGAGTCGACGGGTTTCCGGTGCATGACCATGACGCGGCTGAATGAGGGTTCTGGATTGGTGGTGCTCACCAATAGTGAGTCCGGACGTGAGGTGCACGGCTTCCTGGCGGACGCGCTCCGTGGCCAGGACGTAAAGAGATCTATAGTGGACTGA